Proteins from one Impatiens glandulifera chromosome 2, dImpGla2.1, whole genome shotgun sequence genomic window:
- the LOC124927002 gene encoding ferredoxin-like, which produces MATFSKTPSHCMLQAAQKYQNARASLISPMSLGSSLRRKSVSKSFGLKSSGGFRVSAAAYKIKLITPEGVEHEFECPEDEYVLDAAEEAGVDVPYSCRAGSCSTCAGKLESGSVDQSEGSFLDDGQLNQGYLLTCISHPTSDCVIYTHKEEDLY; this is translated from the coding sequence ATGGCAACATTCTCAAAGACACCATCTCATTGCATGCTCCAAGCTGCTCAAAAGTATCAGAACGCCCGTGCCTCTTTAATTTCACCAATGTCTCTCGGATCATCCTTAAGGAGGAAGAGTGTCTcaaaaagttttgggctgaaatCATCTGGAGGGTTCAGAGTTAGTGCAGCTGCATACAAGATCAAGCTGATAACACCAGAAGGTGTCGAACATGAATTTGAGTGCCCTGAAGACGAGTATGTGCTTGATGCTGCCGAAGAAGCAGGAGTTGATGTGCCTTATTCATGCAGAGCCGGTTCCTGTTCTACCTGTGCAGGGAAATTGGAGTCTGGCTCTGTTGACCAATCCGAAGGGTCCTTCCTTGACGACGGCCAGTTGAATCAGGGTTACTTGCTGACATGTATTTCGCACCCAACTTCAGACTGCGTCATTTACACTCACAAGGAAGAAGACCTCTACTGA